One segment of Pseudanabaena sp. FACHB-2040 DNA contains the following:
- a CDS encoding phycobiliprotein lyase, giving the protein MDLSVFKYFFECCVGNWVTERTYHYLTHQEVERSHTEFRVDAITPDLKQKVLTDNEYGEVSHLEDLPGFRLGFHTVSEKGEEVSQELRMLFVPKQQDGNFLEGDYLRDRAYEESRPIISEFRFNNETRELLMTTRYTRVVSVDSIILVNPKMRIRRILNYQRPAEGEPLDTLALVGFGVEQKEA; this is encoded by the coding sequence ATGGATCTTTCGGTATTTAAGTATTTCTTTGAATGCTGTGTGGGCAACTGGGTCACAGAGCGAACCTACCACTACTTGACCCACCAGGAGGTGGAGCGATCACACACCGAGTTCCGCGTCGATGCCATCACCCCTGATCTGAAGCAGAAGGTGTTGACCGACAATGAATACGGCGAGGTCAGCCATCTAGAAGATCTGCCCGGCTTTCGGCTAGGCTTTCACACCGTTTCTGAAAAAGGTGAGGAAGTCTCTCAAGAACTGCGGATGCTGTTTGTGCCCAAGCAGCAGGACGGCAATTTTCTGGAAGGCGACTACCTGCGCGATCGCGCCTACGAAGAGTCGCGCCCGATTATCTCCGAGTTTCGGTTCAATAATGAGACCCGCGAACTGCTGATGACTACTCGCTACACGCGGGTTGTATCGGTAGACTCAATCATCTTGGTCAATCCTAAAATGCGAATCCGCCGCATTTTAAACTATCAGAGGCCTGCCGAAGGCGAACCCCTCGATACTCTGGCGCTAGTCGGCTTCGGCGTCGAACAAAAAGAGGCTTAG
- a CDS encoding antibiotic biosynthesis monooxygenase codes for MATIEKFQPLVTLINVHVCKPEDQQQLADLLVEGVNTIYRHVPGFISASIHKSLDGVRVTNYAQYRSREDIDAVWSNPDVGAFAQKVGKFVESFDAHLYEVIEVATPDPEQQIS; via the coding sequence GTGGCAACTATCGAAAAATTTCAACCGCTGGTGACTCTCATCAATGTTCACGTCTGCAAGCCGGAAGACCAACAACAACTTGCTGATTTGTTAGTGGAAGGCGTGAACACTATTTATCGACACGTGCCGGGCTTCATCTCAGCGAGCATACACAAAAGCTTGGACGGCGTGCGAGTAACCAACTACGCGCAGTATCGCAGCCGCGAGGATATTGACGCAGTTTGGTCAAATCCGGATGTCGGCGCATTCGCGCAAAAGGTCGGCAAATTCGTGGAATCTTTTGATGCTCATTTATATGAAGTGATTGAAGTTGCAACGCCTGACCCTGAGCAGCAGATTTCGTAG